A genomic window from Martelella lutilitoris includes:
- a CDS encoding adenine deaminase — protein MSKLTRFSVAPLSEMTRRLADVAFGRAEPDLVITGARALSTYSERMLDDRELWIAGGRIAAMKPAGTYRGKAANVHDVKGGIIAPGLVDPHLHIESSMVTACAYAEAALLNGTTTIFCDSHEIGNVMDVAGVEAMLEDAREAPLSIFLTVPSTVPATSPGMETAGGDLTPEKIAKIFDRWPEAVALGEKMDFVPVAMSDERSHAIIAESLKRGRPVSGHVYGRDFVAAYAAAGVTDTHEAIDREIANDLIEAGVWVFLRGGPPTTPWHSLPEAIKAVTELGASHKRVAVCTDDRDADDLLMFGQDWVTRQAVKAGIKPEQAWSMGSLHGATRFGMGEEIGGLGGGRRADIVLLDDTLKPVNTWYGGELVVEDEKVTPLLDEALSKRYRYPEAAYHTVKLPKEIKLTPDLPTKKVVAHCIRTELPGITLIHDRIELELANDWQDHFDRHDLCFVSVIERHGKSDGNVANGLLADFSLKRGAVASSVGHDSHNIIVAGTNEADMQVAVRAIEESQGGVCVVNEGKVRAMVELPIAGLLSDKRVNDVADAVRVLKLEWEEAGCAIPYMGFNLIPLSVIPEIRLTDKGLVLVPEMEVIDLFEEV, from the coding sequence ATGAGCAAGCTGACACGTTTTTCCGTCGCCCCACTTTCCGAAATGACGCGGCGGCTCGCCGACGTCGCCTTTGGCCGCGCGGAGCCCGACCTGGTCATCACCGGCGCGCGGGCGCTGTCGACCTATTCGGAACGCATGCTCGATGACCGCGAACTCTGGATTGCGGGCGGGCGCATCGCCGCGATGAAGCCGGCCGGAACCTATCGCGGCAAGGCGGCGAACGTCCACGATGTCAAGGGCGGCATCATTGCGCCCGGCCTGGTGGATCCGCATCTCCATATCGAATCCAGCATGGTCACGGCCTGCGCCTATGCCGAGGCAGCGCTTCTGAACGGCACCACGACGATCTTCTGCGACAGCCACGAAATCGGCAATGTCATGGATGTCGCGGGCGTGGAGGCGATGCTGGAGGATGCGCGCGAGGCGCCGCTTTCGATCTTCCTCACAGTTCCCAGCACGGTACCAGCCACCAGCCCCGGGATGGAAACGGCCGGCGGCGACCTGACGCCGGAAAAGATCGCTAAAATCTTCGACCGCTGGCCGGAGGCCGTAGCGCTCGGCGAGAAGATGGACTTCGTGCCGGTCGCCATGAGCGACGAGCGCTCGCATGCCATCATCGCCGAATCGCTGAAGCGCGGTCGGCCCGTCTCCGGCCATGTCTATGGCCGCGATTTCGTCGCGGCCTATGCGGCAGCCGGCGTGACCGATACGCATGAGGCGATCGATCGCGAGATCGCCAATGACCTGATCGAAGCCGGCGTCTGGGTCTTCCTGCGCGGTGGCCCGCCGACGACGCCCTGGCATTCTCTGCCCGAGGCGATCAAGGCCGTCACCGAGCTCGGCGCCTCGCACAAGCGGGTGGCCGTCTGCACCGATGACCGCGACGCCGACGACCTCCTGATGTTCGGCCAGGACTGGGTGACGCGCCAGGCGGTGAAGGCCGGCATCAAGCCGGAACAGGCCTGGTCGATGGGCTCGTTGCATGGTGCCACGCGTTTCGGCATGGGCGAGGAGATCGGCGGGCTCGGCGGCGGCAGACGCGCCGATATCGTGCTGCTGGACGACACGCTGAAGCCGGTCAACACCTGGTATGGCGGCGAGCTCGTTGTGGAAGACGAAAAAGTGACGCCGCTGCTCGATGAAGCGCTGTCGAAGCGTTATCGCTACCCGGAAGCCGCCTATCATACGGTGAAACTGCCGAAGGAGATCAAGCTGACGCCCGATCTTCCGACGAAGAAGGTCGTGGCCCACTGCATCCGCACCGAACTGCCGGGTATCACGCTGATCCACGACAGGATCGAGCTCGAACTGGCCAATGACTGGCAGGACCATTTCGACCGGCACGACCTCTGCTTCGTCTCGGTGATCGAGCGCCACGGCAAGTCCGACGGCAATGTCGCCAACGGCCTGCTTGCCGACTTCTCGCTGAAGCGCGGCGCCGTCGCCTCGTCCGTCGGCCATGACAGCCACAACATCATCGTCGCCGGCACCAACGAGGCCGACATGCAGGTGGCTGTGCGCGCCATCGAGGAGAGCCAGGGCGGCGTTTGCGTGGTCAATGAGGGCAAGGTCCGCGCCATGGTCGAACTGCCGATCGCGGGGCTTCTTTCCGACAAGCGCGTGAACGATGTCGCAGACGCCGTGCGCGTGCTGAAGCTCGAATGGGAGGAAGCGGGCTGCGCCATCCCCTATATGGGCTTCAACCTCATCCCGCTCTCCGTCATCCCCGAAATCCGCCTCACCGACAAGGGACTGGTTCTGGTGCCGGAGATGGAAGTGATCGACCTGTTCGAGGAGGTGTGA
- a CDS encoding Gfo/Idh/MocA family protein, giving the protein MSDTNRIGIIMHGVTGRMGMNQHLIRSVLAIRDSGGLRLKDGSRAMPDPIIVGRNAAKIEELARRHSVERYTTDLDAALADPYNIIFFDAASTKLRPTLLKKAIDAGKHVYSEKPVSEGLEEAVSIARYAREKGVKNGIVHDKLDLPGLLKLKRLRDNGFFGKILSVKGEFGYWVFTGEDQPAQRPSWNYRAADGGGMVSDMLCHWRYVLDNVVAPVKSVSCTTATHIPTRYDEDGKAYEATADDAAYATFMLEGDIVAHINSSWCTRVRRDDLVTFQVDGTHGSAVAGLHKCYSQHRANTPKPVWNPDEPQKMNFFDDWQEVPDNTVFDNGFKVQWEQFLRHVLEDAPFAYTLSEGAKGVQLAEAGYESARERRWVDIEDLGI; this is encoded by the coding sequence ATGTCTGATACCAATCGTATCGGGATCATCATGCACGGCGTTACCGGCCGCATGGGCATGAACCAGCATTTGATCCGTTCGGTTCTGGCCATCCGCGATTCTGGCGGACTGCGCCTGAAAGACGGCTCCAGGGCGATGCCGGACCCGATCATTGTCGGCCGCAACGCCGCCAAGATCGAGGAACTGGCCAGGCGCCATAGCGTTGAGCGTTACACGACCGATCTCGATGCGGCCCTTGCCGATCCCTACAACATCATCTTCTTTGACGCGGCCTCAACCAAGCTGCGCCCGACATTGCTCAAGAAAGCGATTGATGCCGGCAAGCACGTCTACTCCGAAAAGCCCGTCTCCGAAGGCCTTGAGGAGGCCGTCTCGATCGCCCGCTACGCCAGGGAAAAGGGCGTCAAGAACGGGATCGTCCATGACAAGCTCGACCTGCCGGGCCTTCTCAAGCTGAAGCGGCTGCGCGACAACGGCTTCTTCGGCAAGATCCTCTCGGTGAAGGGCGAGTTCGGCTACTGGGTCTTCACCGGCGAGGACCAGCCGGCGCAACGCCCGAGCTGGAACTACCGCGCGGCAGATGGCGGCGGCATGGTCTCCGACATGCTCTGCCATTGGCGCTATGTGCTCGACAATGTGGTGGCGCCGGTCAAATCCGTGTCCTGCACCACCGCGACCCATATTCCGACCCGCTATGATGAAGACGGCAAGGCGTACGAGGCAACCGCCGATGACGCGGCCTATGCAACCTTCATGCTCGAAGGCGATATCGTTGCCCATATCAATTCGAGCTGGTGCACAAGAGTGCGCCGCGACGACCTTGTGACCTTCCAGGTCGACGGCACCCATGGCTCGGCCGTCGCCGGCCTGCACAAGTGCTATAGCCAGCACCGCGCCAACACGCCGAAACCTGTCTGGAACCCGGACGAGCCGCAGAAGATGAACTTCTTCGATGACTGGCAGGAAGTGCCTGACAACACCGTGTTCGACAACGGCTTCAAGGTGCAGTGGGAACAATTCCTGCGCCACGTTCTTGAAGACGCTCCCTTTGCCTACACGCTGAGCGAAGGCGCCAAGGGCGTGCAGCTTGCCGAGGCCGGCTACGAGAGCGCGCGCGAACGCCGCTGGGTTGACATCGAAGATCTGGGGATCTGA
- a CDS encoding dihydrodipicolinate synthase family protein encodes MTAIKLPTVSGGLETFTFSGKPVAADKGEWNRSVFAAAHVVVDPLADNNPWSDCNVDWDRTLAFRRHLWSLGFGVAEAMDTAQRGMGMDWPTSLELIQRSVKEAKAGGHSIACGAGTDHLDPADAKTIDDVIAAYEMQCEAVEATGGQVILMASRALCRVAKSADDYARVYGRILQGLRRPAILHWLGEMFDPALEGYWASADHMTAMDTCLQVIAGNADKVDGIKISLLSAEKEIAMRRRLPDGVKMYTGDDFNYPELIAGDDQGYSHALLGIFDPIAPVAATGLAALAKGDMQRWNAVMEPTVPLSRHIFKAPTRYYKTGVVFLAYLMGHQDHFTMLGGQQSARSAQHLADVVRLADKAGLIADADMAATRTARVMATYGIGT; translated from the coding sequence ATGACCGCTATCAAGCTTCCGACCGTTTCAGGCGGCCTCGAAACCTTCACCTTCTCCGGCAAGCCGGTCGCCGCAGACAAGGGCGAATGGAACCGTTCCGTTTTTGCAGCTGCCCATGTCGTCGTCGATCCGCTCGCCGACAACAATCCCTGGTCCGACTGCAATGTCGACTGGGACAGGACGCTCGCCTTCCGCCGCCATCTGTGGTCGCTCGGCTTCGGCGTGGCCGAGGCCATGGACACGGCCCAGCGCGGCATGGGCATGGACTGGCCGACATCGCTGGAACTGATCCAGCGCTCGGTGAAAGAGGCAAAGGCCGGCGGTCATTCGATCGCCTGTGGCGCGGGCACCGACCATCTTGATCCGGCTGACGCAAAGACCATCGATGACGTGATCGCGGCTTACGAAATGCAGTGCGAAGCGGTCGAGGCGACCGGCGGTCAGGTGATCCTGATGGCGTCCCGCGCACTCTGCCGGGTCGCCAAGAGCGCCGATGACTATGCCCGCGTCTATGGCCGCATCCTGCAGGGGCTCAGAAGGCCTGCCATTCTGCACTGGCTCGGCGAAATGTTCGATCCCGCGCTCGAAGGCTATTGGGCGAGCGCAGACCACATGACGGCGATGGACACCTGCCTGCAGGTAATCGCCGGCAACGCCGACAAGGTCGACGGCATCAAGATCTCGCTGCTTTCGGCCGAAAAGGAAATCGCCATGCGTCGCCGGCTGCCGGACGGCGTGAAGATGTATACCGGTGACGACTTCAACTACCCGGAACTGATTGCCGGTGACGACCAGGGCTACAGCCACGCGCTCCTCGGCATTTTCGATCCGATCGCGCCGGTGGCCGCCACCGGTCTTGCAGCCCTTGCCAAGGGCGACATGCAGCGCTGGAACGCGGTGATGGAGCCGACCGTGCCGCTCTCGCGCCACATCTTCAAGGCGCCGACGCGCTATTACAAGACCGGCGTCGTGTTTCTGGCCTATCTGATGGGCCATCAGGACCATTTCACCATGCTCGGCGGCCAGCAGAGCGCCCGTTCCGCGCAGCATCTGGCCGACGTCGTGCGCCTTGCCGACAAGGCCGGGCTGATCGCCGATGCCGACATGGCGGCAACGCGTACCGCCCGCGTGATGGCAACGTATGGCATAGGGACCTGA
- a CDS encoding sugar phosphate isomerase/epimerase family protein, with product METITPERLSLNTATTRPQWALDKAIDGAARHGLGGVSPWRDQLQALGAEKAARQLREAGLSVSGLCRGGWFTAEGALTKSVLDDNRRAVDEAATIGAVCLVMVVGGLAPRSRDLEGARTMIEEGLGKTLEFARTVGVKIAIEPLHPMYAADRAAVNTMAQALDICDRLGDGIGVAADVYHIWWDPDVKAQIARAGKDRLMAFHLCDWLVPTTDMLNDRGMMGDGVIDIPDLRQAVEAEGFAGLNEVEIFSAENWWKRDPDEVLETIIARAAAYC from the coding sequence ATGGAGACGATTACTCCCGAACGGCTTTCTCTGAACACCGCCACGACGCGCCCGCAATGGGCGCTCGACAAGGCGATCGACGGGGCCGCGCGCCACGGCCTGGGCGGCGTTTCGCCATGGCGCGACCAGTTGCAGGCACTCGGCGCGGAGAAAGCGGCGCGCCAGCTTCGCGAAGCCGGACTTTCCGTTTCCGGGCTCTGCCGCGGCGGCTGGTTCACGGCCGAAGGCGCCTTGACGAAGAGCGTGCTGGACGACAATCGCCGCGCCGTGGACGAGGCGGCAACCATCGGGGCGGTCTGCCTCGTCATGGTGGTCGGCGGACTTGCCCCCAGAAGTCGCGACCTTGAGGGCGCGCGGACCATGATCGAGGAAGGTCTCGGCAAAACGCTTGAGTTTGCCCGCACCGTCGGGGTGAAGATCGCCATCGAGCCGCTTCATCCGATGTATGCCGCAGACCGCGCCGCCGTGAACACCATGGCCCAGGCGCTCGACATCTGCGACCGGCTGGGCGACGGCATCGGCGTCGCCGCGGACGTCTATCACATCTGGTGGGACCCGGACGTCAAGGCACAAATCGCGCGCGCGGGCAAAGACCGGCTCATGGCCTTTCATCTATGCGACTGGCTGGTGCCGACCACCGACATGCTGAACGACCGGGGCATGATGGGTGACGGAGTGATAGATATTCCCGATCTGAGACAGGCTGTCGAAGCGGAAGGCTTTGCCGGCCTCAACGAGGTCGAGATCTTCTCGGCGGAGAACTGGTGGAAGCGCGATCCCGACGAGGTGCTGGAGACGATCATCGCGCGGGCCGCCGCTTACTGCTGA
- a CDS encoding Bug family tripartite tricarboxylate transporter substrate binding protein, which yields MHTTFLKLAVSAAAFAVIASGAATAQTWEPDRPINIIVPWSAGGSTDQVTRVVAPILEEALGTEVVVVNQPGASGSIGTKAALDAPRDGYTWTANAIANNATYQVSGLLEESGIDDYRVYLHVANAPVISVNADAPYKDFGELLEAMKTGNVTVGTAGVTSSGGMALAALRDAAGGDMTARMVTYDGGNPAVIAAASGEVDMTTQLAVEQTEMIKAGRLRPLAVISDTPLEIEGLEPVPPVTNWLDMHVAPDYFGVFIPAGAPQEVYDTVDQVWEEHVMNAPALKKYANERGAMFNPSYGDQARERAMPVVISEACALKSRGEAVKDPSELGITCE from the coding sequence ATGCATACCACGTTCTTGAAGCTGGCCGTTTCCGCGGCCGCATTCGCCGTTATCGCCTCAGGCGCGGCAACCGCACAGACATGGGAGCCCGACCGCCCGATCAACATCATCGTGCCGTGGTCGGCCGGCGGCTCCACCGACCAGGTGACCCGCGTCGTCGCGCCGATCCTGGAAGAAGCGCTCGGGACCGAGGTCGTCGTCGTCAACCAGCCCGGCGCCTCCGGATCGATCGGCACCAAGGCGGCGCTTGACGCACCGCGCGACGGCTATACCTGGACGGCGAACGCGATCGCCAACAACGCGACCTATCAGGTCTCGGGCCTTCTGGAGGAATCCGGTATCGATGATTACCGGGTCTATCTTCATGTCGCCAATGCGCCGGTGATCTCGGTCAACGCCGACGCGCCCTACAAGGATTTCGGCGAGCTGCTGGAAGCCATGAAAACCGGCAATGTGACCGTCGGCACCGCCGGCGTCACCTCGTCGGGCGGCATGGCGCTGGCAGCGCTCAGGGATGCCGCCGGCGGCGACATGACCGCACGCATGGTGACCTATGACGGCGGCAATCCGGCCGTGATCGCAGCGGCCTCCGGCGAGGTCGACATGACCACGCAACTTGCCGTAGAGCAGACGGAGATGATCAAGGCCGGCCGCCTGCGCCCACTCGCCGTCATTTCCGACACGCCGCTCGAGATCGAAGGCCTGGAGCCGGTTCCACCGGTCACCAACTGGCTCGACATGCATGTCGCGCCCGATTATTTCGGCGTCTTCATCCCCGCCGGCGCGCCTCAGGAGGTCTACGATACCGTCGACCAGGTTTGGGAAGAGCATGTGATGAACGCTCCGGCACTGAAGAAATACGCCAATGAACGCGGCGCCATGTTCAATCCGAGTTATGGCGATCAGGCCCGCGAACGCGCCATGCCGGTGGTGATCTCGGAAGCCTGTGCGCTCAAATCGCGGGGCGAGGCCGTCAAGGACCCGTCGGAACTCGGCATCACCTGCGAATAG
- a CDS encoding tripartite tricarboxylate transporter TctB family protein, with product MLKLRSVDLTVTVILLAVGIAQFVGGLTMDRLEMRRIHPASIPGLLPMILGIAITIVAGLQLWGLMRRGDNDDGAHVSGFIAHTELLKLLGLIAICAAYALFLVGRIHFWAASSLFVASFIIIFEFSSAMPRRALLFMIARAVIIAVAFGGALSYLFEDLFLVRLP from the coding sequence ATGCTGAAGTTACGTTCCGTAGACCTTACCGTGACCGTCATTCTTCTGGCGGTCGGCATTGCCCAGTTCGTCGGCGGTTTGACCATGGATAGGCTGGAGATGCGACGCATTCACCCCGCCAGCATTCCCGGCCTGCTGCCGATGATCCTCGGCATCGCCATCACGATTGTGGCCGGGCTGCAGCTCTGGGGCTTGATGCGCCGGGGGGACAATGATGACGGCGCCCATGTGTCCGGTTTCATTGCGCACACAGAGTTGCTGAAGCTTCTGGGCCTTATCGCGATCTGCGCCGCCTATGCGCTTTTTCTGGTCGGACGCATCCATTTCTGGGCGGCAAGCAGCCTGTTTGTCGCGAGCTTCATCATCATCTTCGAATTTTCCTCCGCCATGCCGCGCAGGGCGCTGTTGTTTATGATCGCGCGTGCCGTGATCATCGCCGTCGCCTTCGGGGGCGCGCTGTCATATCTGTTTGAGGATCTCTTTCTGGTGCGACTGCCATGA
- a CDS encoding tripartite tricarboxylate transporter permease, translating into MNTVFDALLSAFANLSTPMMLFNVVWATLLGIFVGALPGLTATMGVALLTTLTYSLDRDAAILVLICMYVGAIYGGSRSAILLNIPGTPASAATALDGFPLVRQGKGALAMAIATLGSMLGTLVGIVMLIAIAPPLAEAAFGFGSYEFFWLALFGIVISGQLTHSGEPLKGYMAGLIGLSVAMIGSEGIHSYVRFNFDIQQMNGGIDLIPAMVGAFGFAEVLFAMTLPAAQMVEKKSVPAPIRDLLKSVWRYKRTVFESGVIGTLVGIIPGVGEDIGAWGSYAAAKRHSKERAEFGKGSQEGLIAAETGNSAVVPGSLIPTLTLGVPGSASAAVLIAALFLHGVRPGPMIMFDQPEMIYTIAVMLIFATIAMGVFGMALTPVFVRVLKVPRTILMPLVFCLCVIGPYALTQRIFDIWVMFFFGVVGYVLRRLNYPMAPLVLGIILGSLLDKSLRRGLILSNGDITAFFTRPVSAGFAIVIALIILLSIPPVRRLLQFKRRGGSANSEETGNGAD; encoded by the coding sequence ATGAACACGGTTTTCGACGCGCTTCTCTCCGCTTTCGCCAACCTCTCGACGCCGATGATGCTGTTCAACGTCGTCTGGGCGACGCTGCTCGGCATATTCGTCGGCGCGCTGCCCGGCCTGACGGCAACCATGGGCGTCGCGCTTCTGACGACGCTGACCTATTCGCTCGACCGCGACGCGGCGATCCTGGTGCTGATCTGCATGTATGTGGGCGCGATCTACGGCGGCTCGCGCAGCGCCATCCTGCTCAATATTCCCGGAACGCCGGCAAGTGCCGCAACCGCGCTCGACGGGTTTCCGCTGGTGCGCCAGGGCAAGGGCGCGCTTGCCATGGCGATCGCGACGCTCGGCTCCATGCTCGGCACGCTGGTCGGCATTGTCATGCTGATCGCGATTGCGCCGCCCCTGGCGGAAGCCGCCTTCGGCTTCGGTTCCTATGAATTCTTCTGGCTGGCGCTGTTCGGCATCGTCATTTCCGGCCAGCTCACGCATTCCGGCGAGCCGCTGAAAGGGTATATGGCCGGCCTCATCGGGCTTTCGGTGGCGATGATCGGCTCGGAAGGCATTCATTCATACGTCCGTTTCAATTTTGACATCCAGCAGATGAATGGCGGCATCGACCTGATTCCGGCGATGGTCGGCGCTTTCGGCTTTGCCGAGGTTCTGTTCGCCATGACGCTGCCGGCCGCCCAGATGGTGGAGAAGAAATCCGTCCCCGCCCCGATCCGAGACCTGCTGAAAAGCGTGTGGCGCTACAAGCGCACCGTCTTCGAAAGCGGCGTGATCGGCACCCTGGTCGGCATCATTCCCGGCGTGGGCGAGGATATCGGCGCCTGGGGTTCCTACGCCGCCGCCAAGCGCCATTCGAAGGAGCGCGCGGAATTCGGCAAGGGCAGTCAGGAGGGTCTGATCGCCGCCGAAACAGGCAATTCCGCCGTGGTGCCGGGCTCTTTGATTCCGACGCTGACGCTTGGCGTCCCGGGCTCGGCTTCCGCCGCCGTGCTGATTGCGGCACTCTTCCTGCATGGGGTGCGCCCCGGCCCGATGATCATGTTCGACCAGCCGGAAATGATCTACACCATTGCCGTGATGCTGATCTTCGCGACGATTGCCATGGGCGTTTTCGGCATGGCGCTGACGCCGGTCTTCGTCCGCGTTCTGAAAGTGCCTCGCACCATCCTGATGCCCCTGGTTTTCTGCCTCTGCGTCATCGGGCCCTATGCGTTGACCCAGCGGATTTTCGATATCTGGGTCATGTTCTTCTTCGGCGTCGTCGGCTATGTGCTGCGCAGGCTGAACTATCCGATGGCCCCGCTCGTGCTCGGCATCATTCTCGGCAGCCTGCTCGACAAGAGCCTGAGACGCGGCCTCATTCTGTCGAACGGCGATATCACAGCCTTCTTCACACGACCGGTCTCGGCGGGCTTTGCGATCGTGATCGCTCTTATCATCCTGCTTTCTATCCCGCCGGTCCGTCGTCTTCTGCAGTTCAAACGCAGAGGCGGCAGTGCTAACAGTGAAGAGACAGGCAACGGCGCGGATTAG
- a CDS encoding TetR/AcrR family transcriptional regulator yields the protein MARSGKTTITRARRGVRDAEASRAAILQAALDEFSSVGYDGARVDRIAAEAGLSKPLLYDYFGDKDELYKAALREAYVQIRAGEEKLALDALSPEEAVAALVMFTMTHFRTRPWFITMLNTENLRHGSSVSAIGDRREIQSKLLVKLSDVLERGWEDGVFKRRAKPLEVYIMIASLCYFPVSNRFTLAEVFGFDTSEQGLNAHARRATEAVVGWLRQKGEEA from the coding sequence GTGGCGAGAAGCGGCAAGACGACGATAACAAGGGCAAGGCGGGGCGTGCGCGACGCGGAGGCCTCGCGCGCCGCAATCCTCCAGGCCGCGCTCGATGAATTTTCGTCCGTCGGCTATGACGGCGCGCGCGTCGACCGGATCGCCGCCGAGGCGGGGCTTTCGAAGCCGCTGCTCTACGACTATTTCGGCGACAAGGACGAGCTCTACAAGGCGGCGCTGCGGGAGGCCTATGTGCAGATCCGCGCCGGCGAGGAAAAACTCGCCCTCGACGCGCTTTCGCCGGAAGAGGCGGTCGCCGCGCTCGTGATGTTCACAATGACCCATTTCCGCACCCGACCCTGGTTCATCACCATGCTGAACACAGAGAACCTGCGGCACGGCTCTTCCGTCAGTGCCATCGGAGACCGGCGCGAAATCCAGTCGAAGCTTCTGGTCAAGCTTTCGGACGTGCTCGAGCGCGGTTGGGAGGACGGCGTCTTCAAGCGCCGCGCCAAGCCGCTCGAGGTCTATATCATGATCGCCTCGCTCTGCTATTTTCCGGTGTCCAACCGTTTCACGCTTGCCGAGGTCTTCGGTTTCGACACCAGCGAGCAGGGACTCAACGCTCACGCCAGACGCGCCACCGAGGCCGTGGTCGGCTGGCTGAGGCAAAAAGGGGAGGAGGCATGA
- a CDS encoding enolase C-terminal domain-like protein has protein sequence MTDAPRLEVNAVSFATRRVRFRLPFHFGNSVVTETEEGVVSLTITVGGKRAEGRSAQLLVPRWFDKRAVRSNDETVADLRLSLEIACRLAETISGETIGEATTRLRAGTEAAMPAGTPRLAAHFGPALVEMALIDALCFAFGLNFTQAARADLFGVAAMTAPDIAPQTITATLARIAPLPAITPRQTIGFDAPLTAEAVTTDMPEDSRPVSLEAIIRATGIRAFKIKLKGDPDADIDRLSAIARIVGAMDGLRVTLDANEQYSAARFAGFLDRLVADEALSSFREAIAFIEQPFDREEALAQDITPEIGRFPLIIDESDDHDGAFASALERGWSGTSIKSCKGVLRALLNFCRVQAARAEGRRVFISAEDLTCQPGLCWQQDTLVAATLGLADVERNGHHFAGGMQGCDDLQKARLLAAHPDIYTKQNSQIGLRIIDGTIAVGSLFVPGFGR, from the coding sequence ATGACGGACGCGCCGCGGCTTGAGGTCAACGCCGTCTCTTTCGCCACGCGGCGGGTCCGCTTCCGCCTGCCATTTCATTTCGGCAATAGCGTCGTCACCGAGACGGAAGAGGGCGTTGTCTCGCTGACGATCACCGTCGGCGGCAAACGGGCGGAAGGGCGCTCCGCCCAGCTTCTCGTGCCACGCTGGTTCGACAAGCGCGCCGTCCGCAGCAATGACGAGACAGTCGCGGATCTGCGCCTGTCGCTGGAGATTGCCTGCCGGCTGGCCGAGACCATTTCAGGGGAAACGATCGGCGAAGCGACAACCCGCCTGCGCGCCGGCACTGAAGCGGCGATGCCCGCCGGCACGCCGCGCCTTGCCGCCCATTTCGGCCCCGCCCTTGTCGAAATGGCGTTGATCGACGCGCTGTGCTTTGCCTTCGGCCTGAACTTCACCCAGGCTGCACGGGCCGATCTCTTCGGCGTGGCGGCCATGACGGCGCCCGATATCGCGCCGCAGACAATCACAGCGACGCTCGCCCGCATCGCCCCGCTGCCGGCGATCACGCCGCGCCAGACCATCGGTTTCGACGCTCCTTTGACGGCGGAGGCGGTGACCACGGACATGCCCGAAGACAGCCGTCCGGTCAGTCTTGAAGCGATCATCCGCGCCACCGGCATCCGCGCCTTCAAGATCAAGCTCAAGGGCGACCCGGACGCCGATATCGACAGGCTTTCGGCGATTGCCCGGATCGTGGGCGCCATGGACGGTTTGCGCGTGACGCTTGATGCCAACGAACAATACTCCGCTGCGCGGTTCGCCGGCTTTCTCGACCGGCTTGTTGCCGACGAGGCGCTGTCTTCCTTCCGCGAGGCGATTGCCTTCATCGAACAGCCTTTCGACCGGGAGGAAGCGCTTGCACAGGACATCACGCCGGAGATCGGACGTTTCCCGCTGATCATCGATGAAAGCGACGATCATGATGGGGCCTTTGCGAGCGCGCTGGAACGCGGCTGGTCGGGAACATCGATCAAATCCTGCAAGGGCGTTCTGCGCGCGCTTCTCAACTTCTGCCGCGTGCAGGCAGCCCGCGCCGAGGGCAGACGGGTCTTCATTTCGGCGGAAGACCTGACATGCCAGCCTGGCCTCTGCTGGCAGCAGGACACCCTGGTGGCGGCCACCCTGGGCCTCGCCGATGTCGAGCGTAACGGCCATCATTTCGCAGGCGGAATGCAGGGATGCGACGATCTGCAGAAGGCGCGTCTTCTTGCCGCCCATCCGGACATCTATACGAAGCAGAACAGCCAGATCGGCCTCAGGATCATCGACGGGACGATCGCGGTCGGCTCGCTCTTCGTCCCGGGATTCGGCCGTTAG
- a CDS encoding DUF1127 domain-containing protein has translation MSMTRSFNNWLKYRETVTELGRMSNRELHDLGINREDIRRVARKAAF, from the coding sequence ATGAGCATGACCCGTTCGTTCAACAACTGGCTCAAATACCGCGAGACCGTGACCGAGCTTGGCCGCATGAGCAACCGCGAACTGCACGACCTCGGCATCAATCGCGAAGATATCCGCCGCGTTGCCCGCAAGGCCGCGTTCTAA